One segment of Virgibacillus doumboii DNA contains the following:
- a CDS encoding spore coat protein, whose product MSQTKWRALDQCDDNTTDENNAVIAQDADQSVSNQQVSDEWIIIKDSEDINVTTTDRQVAFSLQLGIQAAIGAVINITVGENQSNGILQDLKQVIRTRQGNHQKTIVEQSREIQITTRDTDIAVNIQLLFQILATIVATLDI is encoded by the coding sequence ATGTCCCAAACGAAATGGCGTGCACTTGATCAATGTGATGATAATACAACTGATGAAAACAATGCAGTTATAGCACAAGATGCTGACCAATCTGTTTCCAACCAGCAAGTATCAGATGAATGGATAATCATTAAGGATTCCGAAGATATAAATGTGACTACTACTGACAGGCAAGTAGCATTCTCCCTGCAGCTCGGTATTCAGGCAGCAATCGGAGCAGTTATTAATATTACTGTTGGTGAAAACCAATCTAATGGTATCCTTCAAGATCTAAAACAAGTTATCAGAACAAGGCAGGGAAATCATCAAAAAACAATTGTCGAGCAATCAAGAGAGATACAGATTACAACAAGAGACACGGATATTGCTGTTAATATCCAGTTGTTATTCCAAATTCTTGCTACCATCGTTGCCACCCTGGACATTTAG
- a CDS encoding DUF2642 domain-containing protein encodes MANLTNRQRNLLRMANQFSQNLIDNNTDSNDDNGLESNVSVDLPGVDLNAGVSFDFNGDPDNGPDNGPDEPTTLRELLFELRNEQVQVNTPAGPVSGTLIAVRENYIVLVEDDGSQVFVPVDSIEVISD; translated from the coding sequence ATGGCTAATCTGACAAATCGCCAGAGAAATCTGTTGCGTATGGCCAATCAATTTTCTCAAAATTTAATTGATAACAATACAGATTCGAATGATGACAACGGCCTAGAAAGTAATGTTTCCGTAGATTTACCAGGGGTAGATTTGAATGCAGGCGTTAGTTTCGACTTTAATGGAGATCCAGATAATGGACCTGATAATGGGCCGGATGAACCAACAACCCTTCGAGAGCTGCTGTTTGAATTACGAAACGAGCAAGTGCAGGTCAATACCCCTGCTGGCCCTGTAAGCGGAACGTTAATTGCTGTAAGGGAAAACTATATCGTATTAGTTGAAGATGACGGATCACAAGTATTTGTTCCTGTCGACAGTATTGAAGTAATCAGCGACTAA
- a CDS encoding CotY/CotZ family spore coat protein, whose amino-acid sequence MGKYKHKKIPEQKHCSSKGCVCDVVKKIVKAQDEVADNNNCRSGCNDAIQQLRRGNNNSNNVNTTIPIILYCEGSCDPFIGTGVFQAPMSDEDGTFFGNAETPIFRAKSFVDDSDCCVRLELLLPVTDCEILMTKIEDSHSALSHYFPADDPVTGFQSTGICLTVDLNKFVGITCLDPVTPISVNDFPFA is encoded by the coding sequence TTGGGCAAATATAAGCACAAAAAAATACCCGAACAGAAACATTGTTCCTCCAAGGGTTGTGTATGTGACGTTGTGAAAAAAATTGTAAAAGCACAGGATGAAGTTGCCGATAATAATAATTGCCGGAGCGGTTGTAATGACGCTATTCAACAATTGAGGAGAGGCAATAATAATAGTAACAATGTAAATACAACTATCCCAATCATCCTATATTGCGAAGGATCCTGTGACCCGTTTATAGGAACCGGTGTATTTCAGGCACCAATGTCTGATGAAGATGGAACTTTCTTTGGTAATGCTGAAACACCGATTTTCAGGGCAAAAAGTTTTGTAGACGACAGTGACTGTTGTGTTCGGTTGGAATTACTTTTGCCGGTCACGGACTGTGAGATTTTAATGACCAAAATAGAGGATAGCCATAGTGCACTTTCACATTACTTCCCGGCCGATGACCCTGTTACTGGTTTTCAGTCAACCGGAATATGTTTAACTGTGGATTTAAATAAATTTGTTGGAATTACATGCCTGGATCCTGTTACACCGATATCGGTTAATGATTTTCCTTTTGCATAA
- a CDS encoding spore coat protein: MKYDRKSNTSHSHDRKNRYFYYKGRHKTDQHYCRDCNCKVKKNKTRCNACADNYETNNLVEVLYSDPEAAVSQDGGQYSFMDQESAEMIWVKESCNITIDSMDTQTGVSLQASLQLAIMLVLNIVVGDSERGEAVSQELMQHFNADQINRQKIFIYNTKDATVTTTDTDLAVNIQAMLQLLLALAVMIDVL, translated from the coding sequence ATGAAATATGACAGAAAATCTAATACTTCTCATTCCCACGACCGGAAAAATAGATATTTTTACTATAAAGGTCGGCATAAAACAGATCAACATTATTGTCGTGATTGTAATTGTAAAGTTAAAAAAAACAAAACCAGATGCAATGCGTGCGCTGACAACTATGAAACCAATAATCTTGTAGAAGTTTTATACAGTGATCCCGAAGCAGCCGTTTCACAGGATGGTGGTCAATATTCATTTATGGATCAGGAATCCGCCGAAATGATTTGGGTAAAAGAGTCTTGCAATATCACGATCGATTCAATGGACACACAAACCGGAGTGTCACTGCAGGCAAGTTTACAGTTGGCGATAATGCTGGTCCTCAATATTGTAGTAGGTGATTCAGAACGAGGTGAGGCTGTTTCACAAGAGCTTATGCAACACTTTAACGCAGACCAAATAAATAGACAGAAAATCTTCATCTATAACACTAAAGACGCTACGGTAACGACTACAGATACTGATTTGGCAGTCAATATTCAAGCTATGCTGCAATTACTGTTAGCATTGGCCGTAATGATTGATGTCTTATAA
- a CDS encoding glycosyltransferase family 2 protein, which translates to MLKDITAILVQYSDQAVLNKALASLNRFSSRLDKVIIFQEGNRSFSSVNAYDWSNRTQYITYNGTGKALRQTVNTINSPYVLFLQRTDYLSSAATIQIPHHHQVLGTFHSNQKTEVHFPLLVRTSLLKSHSFLTYNQLPFKEALLPSWLSTVDTSLQLIEKDLTKQTRNNYSTTILEKQKFMQKYNLEKVNTGSANLSVIIPTYNMAAYVENAVVSCLLQNEQLEEILIMDDGSTDDSYEQIRRWHDGKQVKVFTKENGGKARALNDLLPHVTSDFILELDADDWLDPDAVSEIKKQLLKLPDDISVLYGNLRKWKQIDGDVLFKSISKGVAVKSRANLLSYRFPLGPRIYRTSLLKKAGGFPVITWKDGRLYEDISVLNRLIKNSRFQYSDFTVYNVRKHKDSITKDNHSNWKDFLKILE; encoded by the coding sequence GTGTTGAAAGATATTACCGCTATTCTTGTCCAATATTCAGACCAGGCAGTATTGAATAAGGCTTTAGCCTCTTTAAACAGATTCAGTTCCAGACTGGATAAGGTTATTATTTTTCAGGAGGGTAATCGTTCTTTTAGCAGCGTGAATGCGTACGATTGGTCTAACCGGACACAGTACATTACTTATAATGGTACTGGAAAAGCACTGCGTCAAACCGTAAATACGATAAATAGTCCGTATGTATTATTCCTGCAACGTACAGATTATCTTTCAAGTGCCGCAACTATTCAAATACCTCATCACCATCAGGTTTTAGGAACTTTCCATTCCAATCAGAAAACTGAAGTTCATTTTCCGTTACTTGTTCGTACATCGCTTCTCAAAAGTCATTCTTTTTTAACGTATAATCAGCTGCCTTTCAAAGAAGCCCTGCTCCCCTCCTGGCTTTCAACTGTTGATACTTCTCTGCAGTTGATAGAAAAAGACCTTACGAAGCAAACGAGAAATAATTATTCTACTACCATATTAGAGAAGCAAAAGTTTATGCAGAAATATAATCTGGAGAAGGTTAACACTGGATCCGCAAACCTTTCCGTTATTATTCCAACTTATAATATGGCCGCGTATGTGGAGAATGCTGTTGTTTCCTGTCTTTTACAGAACGAACAATTGGAGGAAATACTTATTATGGATGATGGATCAACGGACGATTCCTATGAACAGATTAGGCGCTGGCATGACGGAAAACAAGTAAAGGTATTTACGAAAGAAAATGGGGGGAAGGCAAGGGCCTTAAACGATTTATTACCTCATGTCACCTCTGACTTTATATTGGAACTTGATGCTGATGACTGGCTTGACCCTGATGCTGTTTCTGAAATAAAAAAACAGCTTTTAAAGCTTCCTGATGATATTTCGGTTCTATATGGTAATTTACGAAAATGGAAACAAATAGATGGCGATGTTCTTTTTAAAAGTATTTCTAAAGGGGTCGCGGTCAAGAGCAGAGCGAATCTGCTGTCATATCGTTTTCCGCTGGGGCCAAGAATCTACCGGACTTCTTTACTTAAAAAGGCGGGAGGATTTCCGGTGATTACATGGAAAGATGGCAGACTTTATGAGGATATCAGTGTATTAAACCGATTAATCAAGAATTCCCGCTTCCAGTACAGTGATTTCACCGTATATAATGTTCGGAAACATAAGGATAGTATTACAAAAGACAATCATTCAAACTGGAAGGACTTCTTGAAAATATTGGAGTAA
- a CDS encoding spore coat protein encodes MGDDFSKQQVVPDKVVKLLIDDIFKKNNVKPEEVKQNITNEQRQMLKEMVEDLRKQVDQFNKGEKDINKTSE; translated from the coding sequence ATGGGAGATGATTTCTCTAAACAGCAGGTAGTCCCTGATAAGGTAGTCAAACTGTTGATTGATGATATTTTCAAAAAGAATAATGTTAAACCGGAAGAAGTTAAACAAAATATAACAAATGAACAAAGGCAAATGCTGAAAGAAATGGTCGAGGACTTAAGAAAACAGGTCGATCAATTTAACAAAGGTGAAAAAGACATTAATAAAACAAGTGAATAA